In Pseudoliparis swirei isolate HS2019 ecotype Mariana Trench chromosome 11, NWPU_hadal_v1, whole genome shotgun sequence, a genomic segment contains:
- the hhipl2 gene encoding HHIP-like protein 2 has product MLLVLVKPLSAHPQCLDFEPPFKPPSHLEFCTQYEMFGCCDQDSDNTIAERYWDVIDQLDTAGHELCEDMLKEIMCQECSPYAAHLYDAEDPYTPVRELPGLCLAYCSEFHGKCRHVVQYLTENQLLRDTAERDASAFCSLTDLSDRDYCYPNVLKSPDLNSNLGQVAEDPKGCLQVCLTEVANSLRNPVLMLHGGDGTHRMFVAEQLGFVWVYLRDGSRLEQPFLDISGEVITTPWLGDERGFLGMAFHPEYRDNGRFFIYYSIQVNNEREKVRVSEMKVSAHDMNMADPHSERTILEIVEPAANHNGGQLLFGLDGCLYIFTGDGGKAGDPFGQYGNAQNKSALLGKVLRIDVDGSDSSGKRYMIPPDNPFLRDLEARPEVYAYGVRNMWRCSVDRGDPVSRYGRGRIFCGDVGQNRFEEIDIIVKGGNYGWRAKEGFECFDINLCYNSSLNDVLPIFAYSHHVGKSVTGGYVYRGCESPNLNGLYIFGDFMTGRLMALEEDKSKGNWEEKRLCMGETKTCSFPGLINHHHKFIISFAEDEAGELYFLATANPGTTSPHGTVFKFMDPSRRAAPGQCKQKTLPVEVRGRTFPFVPQELTLLDTNLKPTRPPPRKFKLTAKPTETRSNVTPTTAAASEATTGAATTGAATPGAATTDAATTSAATTDAATKPKWKSLDKKARKKNKLKLWKKKKEQKKKQAKAHAKKKTVRQKSKKASVMKPVRVRVKPTINTTAVLLAP; this is encoded by the exons ATGTTGCTCGTCCTGGTCAAGCCACTGTCCGCTCATCCTCAGTGTCTGGACTTCGAGCCACCTTTCAAACCCCCGTCGCACCTGGAGTTTTGCACCCAGTACGAGATGTTTGGCTGCTGCGACCAGGACTCGGACAACACGATTGCAGAGAGATACTGGGACGTGATTGACCAGTTGGATACGGCGGGTCATGAGCTCTGTGAGGACATGTTGAAGGAAATCATGTGCCAG GAGTGCTCTCCATATGCCGCCCACCTCTATGATGCCGAGGACCCCTACACCCCCGTCAGAGAGCTGCCTGGCCTTTGCCTCGCCTACTGCTCCGAGTTCCACGGCAAATGTCGCCACGTGGTTCAATATTTAACCGAGAACCAGCTGCTGCGGGACACGGCCGAGCGAGACGCGTCCGCGTTCTGCAGCCTGACGGACTTGTCCGACCGGGACTACTGCTACCCCAACGTCTTGAAGAGCCCCGACCTCAACAGCAACCTGGGACAGGTGGCGGAGGACCCCAAAGGGTGTCTCCAGGTGTGCCTGACAGAGGTGGCCAACAGCCTCAGGAACCCCGTGTTGATGCTCCACGGCGGCGACGGCACACATCGCATGTTCGTCGCCGAGCAGCTGGGCTTCGTGTGGGTTTACCTGCGTGACGGCAGCCGGCTGGAGCAGCCCTTCCTGGACATCAGCGGGGAGGTGATCACGACGCCCTGGCTGGGGGACGAGAGGGGCTTCCTGGGCATGGCCTTCCACCCCGAGTACCGGGACAACGGGCGCTTCTTCATCTACTACTCGATCCAGGTCAACAACGAGCGGGAGAAGGTCAGAGTCAGCGAGATGAAGGTGTCCGCCCACGATATGAACATGGCCGATCCGCACTCAGAGAG AACCATTCTCGAGATCGTGGAGCCGGCCGCAAACCACAACGGAGGCCAGCTGCTGTTCGGTCTCGATGGATGTTTGTACATCTTCACCGGAGATGGTGGAAAAGCCGGCGATCCATTTGGGCAGTATGGCAATGCGCAGAACAA GAGTGCTCTCTTGGGAAAAGTGCTCCGCATTGATGTCGATGGAAGTGACTCCAGTGGGAAGCGGTACATGATCCCCCCTGATAACCCATTCCTGCGCGACTTGGAGGCCCGTCCAGAGGTGTATGCGtacggggtcaggaacatgtggcGCTGCTCTGTGGACCGCGGAGACCCGGTCAGCCGCTACGGCAGGGGACGGATATTCTGTGGAGATGTGGGTCAAAACCGCTTCGAGGAAATCGACATCATTGTGAAGGGAGGAAACTATGGATGGAGAGCTAAAGAGGGCTTTGAGTGCTTTGATATCAACCTGTGCTACAACTCCTCCCTGA ATGACGTCCTCCCCATATTTGCATACAGTCATCATGTTGGGAAGTCTGTGACGGGGGGATATGTGTACAGAGGATGTGAGTCACCCAATCTGAACGGACTGTACATTTTTGGAGACTTCATGACTGG ACGACTCATGGCGTTGGAGGAAGATAAATCAAAAGGAAACTGGGAGGAGAAACGTCTGTGCATGGGggaaacaaagacgtgctcgtTTCCTGGACTCATCAATCACCACCACAAGTTCATCATCTCGTTTGCTGAGGATGAAGCCG gGGAACTTTATTTTTTGGCCACCGCGAACCCCGGTACCACGTCTCCTCATGGAACTGTTTTCAAATTCATGGACCCCTCCAG GAGAGCTGCTCCAGGACAATGTAAGCAAAAGACGCTGCCTGTCGAAGTCAGGGGGAGAACATTTCCTTTTGTGCCTCAAGAAT TGACTTTGCTGGACACAAATTTAAAACCGACCAGACCGCCACCAAGAAAATTCAAACTCACCGCCAAACCAACGGAGACGAGGAGCAACGTCACGCCGACAACAGCCGCCGCCAGCGAGGCCACGACGGGCGCTGCTACGACGGGCGCTGCCACGCCGGGCGCTGCCACGACGGACGCTGCTACGACGAGCGCTGCTACGACGGACGCTGCCACGAAGCCGAAATGGAAATCACTCGATAAGAAAGcgaggaagaaaaacaagttaaaactatggaagaaaaagaaagagcagAAAAAGAAGCAGGCTAAAGCACACGCGAAGAAGAAAACCGTGAGACAGAAATCCAAAAAGGCGTCCGTGATGAAGCctgtcagagtcagagtcaaaCCAACAATTAACACAACTGCAGTGCTGTTAGCGCCCTGA
- the marc1 gene encoding mitochondrial amidoxime-reducing component 1, translating into MELRELAVDAFARNRKAALLAAGGVAVLGFVGLGYKYLQKPEKVVRVGVVSKLLIHPLKSGKAVSVTLAECQKKGLKLGNLQDRHWLVITEDGHMVTGRQQPAMVLVSLTCEGDQLCLNGPNMEELRFLFQLSDNAVIDCRVFGEDIQGRDCGDEPSRWLTRYLGEEKTFRLVHYEPQMKGRRPEESNPLTLKMEDVAYSDAAPVMLLSESSVTALNNKLADDVTVERFRPSIVISDCEAFDEDSWEELQIGSVRLQRVMSCGRCIFTTVDPETGVITRKEPLETLKSYRQCEPSDKHIYKSAPLFGQLYNVKKTGFLQVGDVVYKISR; encoded by the exons ATGGAGCTGAGGGAGCTGGCTGTGGACGCGTTTGCCCGGAATAGGAAAGCTGCTCTTCTTGCCGCCGGTGGTGTTGCAGTTCTGGGGTTTGTTGGTCTCGGATATAAATACCTGCAAAAGCCCGAAAAAGTAGTCCGCGTGGGAGTGGTGTCGAAGCTCCTCATTCACCCGCTGAAGTCTGGCAAAGCTGTGTCTGTGACTCTGGCAGAATGCCAAAAGAAGGGGTTGAAGTTGGGAAATCTGCAGGATCG ACACTGGCTGGTGATCACGGAGGACGGCCACATGGTGACGGGCCGACAGCAGCCCGCCATGGTGCTGGTGTCCCTGACCTGCGAGGGAGATCAGTTGTGTCTGAACGGCCCAAACATGGAGGAGCTGAGATTCCTCTTCCAACTGTCCGACAACGCCGTCATCGACTGCAG AGTGTTTGGAGAAGACATTCAGGGAAGGGACTGTGGCGACGAACCGTCTCGCTGGCTCACTCGTTATCTGGGGGAGGAGAAAACCTTTCGCCTGGTGCACTATGAGCCCCAGATGAAGGGCAGGAGGCCGGAGGAGAGCAACCCTCTTACCCTAAAAATGGAG GACGTGGCCTATTCCGATGCAGCACCTGTGATGCTGCTGTCCGAGTCCTCGGTCACGGCTCTCAACAACAAATTAGCAGACGACGTCACGGTGGAGCGTTTCCGCCCAAGCATCGTCATCAGTGACTGTGAAGCGTTCGACGAG GATTCGTGGGAAGAGCTCCAGATTGGCAGCGTGCGACTACAGCGTGTAATGTCATGTGGCCG ATGCATTTTCACCACCGTTGACCCTGAAACGGGTGTAATAACCAGAAAAGAGCCTCTGGAGACACTGAAAAG CTATCGTCAGTGTGAACCATCCGACAAGCACATCTACAAATCGGCTCCGTTGTTTGGACAGCTGTACAACGTGAAGAAGACGGGGTTCCTGCAGGTCGGCGATGTAGTGTACAAGATCAGCCGTTGA